CAGCCCGGAGGAGGCCCGGGAAGTGCTGCACCAGATGCAGGACGGCGTCCTCGCCTTTGTCGGCTTCGAGGTTCTGCCGCCGTTCGTGGTGGGCGGCCCGCGCAGCCTGACCGTGGAGGAGCGGCAGGCGGAACTGGAGCGCTACCGGGACACTCTCGCCCACCTTGCCCTGGGCGCGCCGCTTGAACGGTCGCTCGCGTTGTCCTGACCCAGCGTCACCGTTTGCCTGCTGGTTACCCCCGGAGCATCCCTATGCCTGACCTTGAACCTGTGGTTCCTTCCTTAAAGTCCGCCCCTGAAACCTTGACCCTGCACGTGATCGGCACGGTCCATTCCCCCATTCAGGAAGGCGTGGATACCGATTGGGGCCGGGTCGAATCCACCGTCGAACTGAGACCGGACCTTGAGAGCGCCCTCCAGAGCCTCAACGCCTTCTCCCACGTCCTCATCGTGTTCTACATGCACGAGAGCACCTTTTCTCCGGAAGACCTCGTCCGTCATCCTCAGGGGCGCATTCACCTGCCCCGGGTCGGGATTTTCGCTCAGCGCGCCAAGCACCGGCCGAATCCCATCGGCATCACGGCCGTCGAACTGCTGGGGGTCGACGGCCATCGTCTTCGGGTCCGCGGCTTGGATGCCATTCACGGCACGCCCGTCCTGGACGTCAAGCCCTACTTCCCGTGGTTCGACCGCAGGGACCAGGTACGCACACCGGAGTGGTGCGACGAACTCATGCGAACGTATTTCTGAGATTATTCCTCCCGGCGTAGCGCAAGTTGGCCGCGCTCCGCTCCTCAGAAAGGATTGCTCATGACCCCCACCCCCCGCCGTTCAGACCTCGATTGGCTGCGCGTCGGCGCCATTGTCCTGCTGCTGTTCTTCCACAGTGCCCGCGTCTTCGACCTGAGCGAGGCGTTCTATGTCCAGAACGACCAGCGCAGCGCCCTGCTCACCTACGGCCTGATCGGCTTCTTCGGCCGCTGGGGCATGGAGCTGCTCTTCGTTATCTCAGGCATGGCCTCCTGGTATGCCCTAAGTGGCCGGAGCGGGAGGACGTACCTGCGGGACCGCTGGAGCCGTCTCGGCCTCCCCTTCCTGTTCGGGGTGCTGGTCCTCGTGCCGCCGCAGGGCTACTTCGCGCAGTTGCAGCAGTCCGGGGCGCCCACCGCCTCCTACCCCGCGTTCCTGGGCCGGTACTTCACGGACTGGTCGGACCTGAGCGGCTACCCCGGGAGCTTCACGCCCGCGCACCTGTGGTTCCTACTGTTCCTGCTGGCGTACTCGGCCCTGGCCCTGCCCTTCTTCCACTGGTGGAAGGCTCCGGCACGTGCTCCACTTCGGGAAACCCTGGCGTCAACGTTTCGGGGCCGGGGCAGCCTGCTGATCTGGAGTCTTCCGCTCGCGCTGGCGGCCGCCCTCCCGGGTGTGGGGGGCAAGAATTTGACGGGGTACCTGCTGTACTTCGTGTTCGGCTACCTCCTCGCCGCCACGCCCAAGTATCAGCGGACCATCGACCGGGACCGCCAGCTCTTCGCCCTCGTGGGGCTGGGGAGCTGGGCGGCCCTCACAGCAGCGTGGGTACTGGGCCTTAGCCCTGCGGACGGTTCCGTCGGGGACCTTCTCACGCACCTGCTGCGGACGCTGTGCGCCTGGTCCTCTGTGCTCGCCCTGCTGGGTTACGCGCACACCCACCTGAGGGTGTCCCGTACCTGGCTGGCCCGGGCGAACGAGGCGGCCTTCCCGGTGTACATCGTCCACCAGACGGTGCTGGTGGCCGCGGCATTCTTCCTCGTGCGCCTCCACCTGCCCCTCAGTCTCAAGTACCTGCTGGTCGTGCTGGCTACCTTTGCGGGTTCCCTGGCCGCGTACGCCGTGGTGCAGGCGTTCGATCCCCTGCGCGTCCTGTTCGGTCTCCGCCGCCGTGAGAGGCGGAGGGTCACCCCCGCGCTGGAGGCGTAGCTCGGTCTGAAACGCTCCTGGCGAGACCAACGTTTGACCTTCCCTCCGCAACCCGGACGCGGTGTGGAGGGAGCTTCAACTGGCCTCACGGGAACTGTCGTGCAGGGGCGGGGGAGTCACGAGTGGCGTGAGGGCGAGGTGGGCCAGCAGGCGCAGTTCGCCCGGCTCGTCCACGCTGATCCGGGCGTACTTCTCCAGCAGGTCCTCCAGTTCACGCTGAAAAGCCTTGCCCTGAGCCCGGGACAGGCGCAAGCCCCCGTGCCATGTGTCCATCAGGGGTGGCCATTCGTCTCCCCGCGTATCCACCCGGCTCCCATCGGGAAACGCGAGGTGGGTTCGCACTCGTCCGGTTTCCCCCGCGGCGTCGCGAAAGACACGGACGCCGATGTCGAGGTCCCGCGCCCGCATCACGGCCACGCTGTTGCTGACGAGGACGTGCCCGAGGGGTGCGCTGAGCGCCCGGACCAGGTCCTCCAGGGCGGCGGCACCGGTCGCGGCAAACGGTACGAAGAACTCGTCCGCACTCGCGCGGTACACCTTCACGGCCTTGCCCTGACGGCGCTCCTCACGGACGACGCGCAGCAGGCCCAGAGAGACCAGGCGCTCGACGCGGTACAGCAGGCTGTTGGCTTTCACGCCGAGTTCCCGCGCCGCGCGGGCCACCGTGCAATCGCGCCGCAGGAAGGGCGCGAGGAAGCGTTGCGCCTCCAGGTCCACCAGCCACGTACCCGCCGCCTCGTCCGTGATGACGGCGCGCCGGGGCCAATCCGAAAAATCCCCTGTCATTTCACCCAGCATAGGGGGGAAGATCGGCGGTCGCGCGCGCCCGTGGCGAGTTACGGTCTGGCGCGCCAGAGAGGTCCCCCATGTTCAAATTCCCCACAAACCGTCTGCGCGTATCCGTCTTCCTCGCCGTGCTCAGCCTGCTGAGCGGCCTTGTTCTGCTGGTTCCGGGCAGCCCACCGGGACTGTATATGCTGGTGCCCGCGGTCACGACGGTGCTGCTGATGGTCGTGTTCACGCGGGACGGGTGGCGGCGCGAGGGCTGGCGGCAACTGGGCTTCGGGCGGCTGCGCTCATCGGCGGGCGTCCTCCTCCCGGCTCTCCTCGTCCCTCTCGTGGTCGTGAGTGTGGGGTACCTGGCCCTGCCGGTGCTGGGCGCCGCAGTTCTGAAGTCTGGGCAGGGGTGGGCGGCCCTGGCCATCAGTCTTCTCGGGCTGGTCCCCGCGGCCACCCTGAGTGCCCTGCTGGAGGAGGTGGGCTGGCGCGGCTACCTGCTGCCGAAGCTCGCCGGTCTAGGGAGCGTGGCGGCGGGCTGGACTCTGGGCCTGATCTGGGCCGCCTGGCACCTGCCTCTGATGCTGGTGGGCTCGTACCACGGCGGTGAGGGGCTGGACTGGACCCTGCTCCTCTTCGTGCTGACGGTCGTGGCGTTCGGTTTTCTCGCCAATGAGCTGCGCATGCAGACTGGGAGCATCTGGCCCGCCGCCCTGCTGCACGGCGCGCACAATGCCGCGTGGCACGTGTGGCGCGAGGTACCCCAGGAAGGGCACGCGGCTCTGGTGAATCTGGTGGCCGGGGAGAAGGGCCTGGTGACCCTGGCCCTGTATGGAGCCGCCGCGGTGGCGGTCTGTCTCCTGCCCGGCATGTGGACCGCCCGCTATCGCCTGAACGCTGGGACACGGTCATCCACCCGACTCTGGACCTGAAGGGGCGGCATGGCGCGGAAGGCACGGGTGAGGACCCAGTGTCAGCTTTCCTCCCGTGAGGATCTTTCCCTATGGCATCCAGGAGAGGTGTTCTCCCGGGCCGTTTCCTGGGCACCGAAGCCCACCGCGCTTAGCAGGTATATCCCGGCTGTCCGGTCGGCCCAGGACCCGCTACCTCAGGGGAGGGAGGAACGGGGCGCAGGCGTCCTCAACCTCGGTTTTCCCAGCCTGCCGCCGCGGCGTTTACTTGGGCACACTCTCCGGTAGGAAGAACAACCGGGCGATAACCTCCCCGCCAATCACTTCCCCGCTCTTCTGGAAGCCCAGGCTCAGGTACAGCCCCTCTGCCGCCGTGTTCTCCGGTTTGTAGCCCAGCGCGAGCTGCCCGGCCCCCTTCGCCCGGACACGCGCAATCACCTGCCGCATCGCCGCCCGGGCGTACCCGCGGCCCTGGTGGGCCTCGTCGATCATCAGCCGGTACACCCAGTACTGCCGGTCATCCTCGTCGAAGGCGTACAGCACGAAGCCCACAAGGTCCTCCCCGGCGTAGACCGCCAGCGGTGTTCCGCCAGTGAGGAACTGCGCTTCCGCCAGGCTGTAGAGGTTGGGGGCGACGAAGGCCCGCTGCTCGGGGGGCAGGCGCAGCCCCAGCACCTGCTCCCAGTTGTCGCGCGTCACGGGGCGCAGCTCGACTGTCGTGGCAAGGGACTGGGCCGTCATCCCGACACCGCCTGTGCCCTGCCGATCTCGGCTTCCAGCCCGGGATTGCCCAGGCCACGGTAGAAGGTCCGCACACCCTGCACGTCGCGGACCGCTCCCAGTGCCTGAGCCAGCGTCACGCCGAACTCCGCGAACGCGTGACCCTGCGCGGTGATGACATGGCCTGCGTGGACCACGTCACGGTAGGTGAACCCCGCCTCGGGAAAGACCCCCAGGAAGGCCCGCTGCTGGGTATTGAAGGTCACCGTGTAAGGGATGCTGTCGAGCAGGCCCGCCAGACCCAGCACCAGCGGCCCGCCACAGATCGCGCCGATGACCTTGCCCTGGGCGTGCATGGCCCGCACGAAGACGTTCAGGGTGGGAACATCGGCGACGACACTCATGTCTGCGGCGCCGGGAATCAGGACGGCGGCGAACGCCTCGGGCTGGACGTCAGCCAGGGTCCGGTCGGGCAACACGCGCAGGCCACCTTCGCCTCGGATGGGATCGAGGGTCAGACCGACGTTGACGATGTCGTGGGTGCGGGCGAGCAGGGCCAGCGCCACGGTGACCTCGAACTCGGAGAAGCCGGGGTAGACGAGGAGGGCCAGTTGAGGCCGACCTGACTCAGAGGCGGTGGAATTGGGGATGGGCACGCCCGGCAGCCTACTGTCCAGGTCAGACCTTGTGCTCCGCCTTTTGGCGCATCCCCGGACGTGGGGGCTCGTCAGCTGCAGTTTCCATTCCATGCTCTCAAAGCACGGGGAGCGCCCCGACCGACAGGTCGTCCCTCCACCTCAGCGCCCGCTCTCTCCAAGGAGGAGGAGCATTCGGTTCCCGTCCCCCTCAACCGGCACTAAGGGTCTGGACCATGGCGTCGAGCAGGGGGGCGTGGGCCGGGTTGCCCTGCACCACCCAAACTGCGTCCCCGCGCAGCAGCACATACACCGGCCGCATGCCGTCCTCCCCCTTCACCAGCAGCCGCCAGGCCCGGCCTGAGGGGGTGTCTACAGTCCCCTCTACTTCCGGCGTGCCGTCCGTAAACGGCCGCAGCGCGTCGGGATGCAGCGTCAGCAGGGAACGGACGTACGCCGCGTCGTTCCCGGGTCCGTTCCCCGCCCGGGCATACTTCTGAGCCTGCATCACCGTCACGGCGTCCATCGCGCCCAGTTCCAGCACCTCGACCCGCCCGGGGGACTCGCGCACGGTTTCACCCCGCAGGTACCGGAAGCGGAGCTGGCCCTCGTGGGTTGCGCTCAGGTCGCGCTCGCTGACATTTGCCCAGTACGGCAGGGGGGAGGTCACAGCCTTCACCCGCCCATCCAGCGTGCCCACCAGCAGCACCAGGCCAGACTCGGTGATCAGCCGGTCCTGGGCGGGGACGGTGATGCTCGCCCCACTCGCCGTCTTCACCCGCATCTGGGGCTGATGCCAGACGGCGGGCATCACGAAGGACAGGGTGACCGTGCCGTCCGCACCCACGGTGCCACCCGACACCGGCCGACCTGCGCCCGCGTTCGGCACTCCCAACCGGGCGACCACCCGGACCCGCGGGGGGAGGCCGCTGGCGCGGACAGTGACCGGCGTGTTCCCCCGCAGTTCTCCGGCGGGCACGAAGGCCCGGGGCTCGGGTTGCCGAGCGGCGCGGGTGACCTGCCACGGTCCGTCCCCCCCTCGCGTCAGGGTGACGTACAAGGTGGGGGCGCGCCCGACCAGCTTGTATTCCCTGGAGTTCACGGTCCATAGCGGTTGCCGGTATGGAACGACGGTCCCGCCCGTTGCCTGGTGCAGCAGGGCGCGGTCGGAGCCCGGCAGACGAGAAGCCCGGCAGGGGGTGTCGGTGGTGACTACGGCGGCGCAGGTCAGCGTCGGCTCGGGTTCGAGTTGCGGCCCGATGGCGAGGGCGGGTGTGGCCGCAACGAGGAGGAAAATCAGGATTCGGGCGAACGACATGACGGGGATCCTTTCAGGATGAGGTGAAGGGCTTCTGACCAGGAAACGGCCCCTCCACTCCCGGAAGGGGCCGCCAATCGGTGGTGTTAGACGAGGCGGGGTGGACGGAACAGGGCCAGGAGCCTGGAGAAGAAAAAGCGAGGTGGGAGTATGGCGCGGGCAGCATGCACCTGACGGCCACGCTGCGTTTCGTCACGCAGACCTTCAGCCTGTGGTTGAGCCATGTACAGGTAGGCGTAGGGATGGGCGGAGGGGTTGGGGTTCATGTGTTCTCCTTCTGCCCGCGGGCATGGCCTTCTCGGCGGCCCACATCGTGCCCGTCCCGGCCTTCCAGGCACATCGGCTGCTTGTGCCATCCCGGCTCAGCCAAACAGCGCATGCCTCCTTCCCCGAAACAGCCGGGCGTCTTCGTTCGCAGGGGAGCCAGGCGGTCCCCCAGTGAACCGGGCAGGGACTGGGGGTGAGCCGGTTTCCCATTGGCGAGTCGACCACCGAAGTGGGAGGTCGTTTCCTGAACGAACCCCTCACTGATCAGCCCGACGGAGACCAAGACCAATGCACCTACCGCTGGGCGGCGGCGCCCTCCGCCCGGGCAGGCCACCGCCGGACACCTGGGTCGCGAAGGAGGAAGAGGCCGTAGAGGGCCATCACCGAGGAGATGCCGAGCTTCGCGGTCAGCAGCACCGGTGACGCGTGCTCTACCGCGAGTCCCTGCGACGCGCTGAATTGGATGAAGTCATTGAGCGCGTGCAGCGCGATGAGCGGCCAGATCGACCCGAGCCGGAGGCGCAGTGCGGCAAAACCGACCCCGCCCAGGATCGACGCGATGATCTGAACAGCCACGAACGCCGGGTCACGGCCGACCAGGAGCGAGTTGGCGTGAATGACGCCGAACAGCAGGGCCGATCCCAGGACCGCGTGCAGGGTTCCGAGAGGTGCCAGGCCCTTCAGGATCACGCCGCGGAAGATCGCCTCTTCCTGAAAGCCGATCAGCAGCGTCAAGACGAGCAGCACGAGGGCCTTGCCGAACGGTGGAACGTCGATCCCCACCAGCAGCGCGGGCGCGATGAGGAGCGCCACGGGGAGCGCGAGCAGGACCAGGCTGCGGGGGCGTTCGGGCCGCCGAAAGCCGGAGGCGCGCCACCAGCCGAGGCGGGTGAGCAGCACCGCGGCGAACAGGGCGTTGAGGAGCAGGATGGGCAGGTCGAGGGCGAGGAGCGGCACGTTCGGCAAGAAGAGTCTGGCGGCGCCGAGGCACAGGAGCAGGATCACTTCAAGGGCCAGCATCACGAACAGGGCGAAACGCCAGGGATGTTGTTCCGGGGAGAGGACGAGGGGCATGCTCCGGCGGTTGGGCTCGTCTGGACGGGTCGTCATACAGGGCTCCTGCTGAGCGGGAATTAGGGGACGGCGACTTTCCAGAGCAGCGCGTGACCCAGTGTGAAAGCCCACTGAGACGGGACGGAAGTCACTGGAGGCCTGATTGGCGTATAGGGAGGGTTGTCGCGCTCAGCGGAGCGTCTGCCGCAGAAACTCCACAACCGCTGTCAGCAGCCCGCGCTCGAGGGGGAGTTCGCCATTCGCGTAGGTGGCGAAGTTTGCTGCGGCGTCCAGCGGCGCCGGAACCAGGACGTGGTTGACGCCGCGCGCAAGGTGAACGCGCGCGGCAGACTGCGCGGCGGCCAGCAACCAGGCGTCCTCGGGGCGGACCTGGAGGTCGCGGTCCCCCTGCACGATCAGCGTGGGCACGTTCACCGCGGCGATCAGGCGGGCGGGATCGTACTTCAGGCTGCTGACCAGATAGGGCTGCACGCTGGGTCGGAACACCGGCGCCAGGGGGGGCGAGACCTCGGCCACGCGCTCACCCCGGCCCAGGGCGTCCAGAATCCGGTTCGTTTCCTGCACCAGCTCGGGTGGGTTGGCGGGGTTCTGCGTGATCTGGCGACGGATGGTCGTACCGATGTCCTCGCCGGGAGTCGCCAGCAGGATCAGGGCCCGCGCGGGCGACGGCGCTGCTCCAGCCTGCCCCTGCACGGCGGCGAGCGCGACGGTGCCGCCCTCACTGTGGCCGATCACGGCGACTGGTCCGAGATCCGGCTGCGCTGCGAGCCACGTCAGCCACGCCCGCGCGTCGGTCACCAGGTCGTCAAAAGTCAGGGCCTCCTCACGGGGGTCGGCCAGGGTGCTGGCGCCAACCCCACGTTTGTCAGGCCGCAGCGAGGCGATCCCCCATGCGGCGAGGTTCGCTGCCAGTTTGCGGTAGGTGCCCGCGGCACCAGCGAGGCTGTCACCGTCCCGGTTGGTGGGTCCACTTCCCGGCAGGATGAGCACGACGGGGGGGCGCCCGTGCTGGGGACCGTCTGGCGTCTGGAGGGTGGCGGCCAGCCGGGCGCCGGGCACTTCTAGGGTGACCTCGCGGGAGGTAGCCAGCGCGGGGGTGAGCAGCAGAGCAGCGGTCAGGGGGAGCAGCAGTCGGGTGGACATAGGGCCTCCTCAGGGGAAGAGCGGGACGGGGGAATGGGACGCGCGAAGGTACCGACGCGATGGGCCTTTCGGTTGGGAAGGGCAGAATTCGCACGGCCCTCGGAAAAGCACGGTTCAGGGTGCCGGGACGGCTGCCGAGCGGGAGGGGGGAGGCGCCCGGGTTGAGTGGTCTCCCGTCCCGATGGCGGAAAACTCCACCGGTTTCAGCCGGCACACCCGGTCAGACAGGCAGTTCGGTGCGGCACCGTTCTCGGTCATGGGTTGAACGTAAGCCGGGCAGCTGGCACCGGACGTCAACCCTTCGGTGGATACGGCGTTCCACCCATCGCTGCTTGGACAACCTCCGGGGCGGGCGTCGGGGAACCGAGCGAGTCGAATTCACGCTGTCAGGGAGCCGTATTCAACTTTGGTCTAACGGCAGGCACGAGCCGGTCGTTCAGCCTGAAGGGGTGCCACAGGATGCCCCCCATTTTCGACATCTCAGCCACGTGACCCTGTACGTGCCCGACCTCCAGGTGGCGGTGGCGTACTACCAGGCGGCCGGTCTGCTGGCTGAATGGGTCGCGCCGTCAGAACCTGGAAGCGGGCAGCGCGCCCGATTGTCCTTCCCGGGAGGAGGGCCGTCCCTGGAGGTGCATACCGATGCCCGTCGGCAGTTCACCGATGTCCAGCTCGCCGTCACCAATCTCGACGACACATACCGGGCGCTGAGCCGACAACCTGCCGTGGTGTGGCTGGAGCCCCCGTGCGGGCCAGCGGGCCAGCGGAGAGCCACCCTGCGCGGGCCGGACGGCAACGTCCTGATTCTGGGCGAGGCCACAAGCCCTCTTTTAAGAAATGATTAAGCTATGGTCATGCGTTCAAGTGGACCGATCCGGGTGCTGCTGGTCGACGATCATGCCGTCGTCCGGCAGGGCATCCGGATGTTTCTAGGCACGGCCGAGAACATCGACATTGTCGGGGAAGCCCGAAACGGCCAGGAAGCCCTCGACCTCACCCAGCAGCTGGAGCCGCACGTGGTGCTGATGGACCTGAACATGCCCGTCATGGACGGCATCACGGCCATTCGCGAACTGCGCCAGCGCTGTCCGGACGTGGAAGTGCTGGCCCTGACCAGCGTCCTCGAAGACCGGAAGGTCATAGACGCGGTGCAGGCGGGCGCCACCGGGTACCTGCTCAAGGACACGGATGCCGACGCGTTGGAAGAAGCCATCTACGCGGCGGCCAGGGGCGAAGTCCGGCTGCACCCCGAGGCCGCCAAGCGCCTGGCGCGGGAAGTGCGGACACCGGACATGCGCGAGCACCTGACACCCCGGGAGACGGAAATCCTGAGGCTGGTGGCGAGGGGGCGCGCCAACAAGGAAATTGCGCGGGAGCTGGGGGTCGAGGAACCCACGGTGAAGACCCACCTGACCCGGGTGCTCTCGAAGCTGGGCCTCGCCTCCCGGACCCAGGCCGCCATCTTCGCGTTCAAAGAAGGCCTGGTCGGGCTTGAGTGAGGCGGCGCCCGTCTCTCCAACACCCGGGCAAAGACGGATGACCGTCCGGCTCCGTTTCCCTCTCGCCACGAGAATCATGCTGGCCGTGGCCTTGTGGATCCTGCTGCTGAGCGGCGCCGTCATCCTGACGGTCACGCGCGGATTCCAGGACACCCAGCGCCACGCGGCCAGCCTGGCCAGCAGCGGGGTTGAACGTCAGATCGAGCAGCGTCTGGCGGCCCTCACGGTGAGGGAAGCCAATCTCAGCGAGGCCCGGCTGTTGCAGGCGGCCACGGCGACAAGAGTGGTGGCCCGGTCCTGGGAGAACCTCTTGAGGTCCCCGGCATCCCCACCGGCGCCAGACCTGTCTCGGACGCCCTCAGGGGTGAGCTACGACGGCACACCCGCCCGCCACAGCGATGTCTGGGTCAACCGGGATGTTTCCCTGAACGCCCCCGTCCGGCGTGATGTTCAGGACTCGCAGGCCCTGGACGCCCTGCTGCTTCCCCTATTGCGGGAAACCCCGGATACGGCGGCCCTCTACTTCCTGAGCCGTCACAACGTCGTGCGGTACGCGCCGCCCATCGGCCTGTACCGGCGGGTGCCAGCCACCCTCGAGTTCACCCGGCAGCCCATCTACACCCGGGCCCTGCCAGCCTCGCGCTCGCAGGCCAGAACGGTGTGGTCCCCTCCCTACCGGGATGACGCCGGGCACGGCCTGCTGGTGACGGCCAGCACCCCGGTGTATCTGAGGGGCGAATTCCGCGGCATCATCGCCGCGGACGTCTCGCTGGCGCGTCTGTCCACCACCCTCAGCAACATGAAGCCGACACCCGGCGGGTCCGTGCTGCTGCTGGATGCGGAGGGTCGGGTGATCGCCGCGCCCGAACGGGCCCTGAGCGCGCTGCTGGGCCGGGGCGCACCTCACAGTTCAGTCGCCCGCCTGACGCTGTCGCTGCTCCAGGACCCGGCCTCGGCGCTGCGGCCGTTGAAGGGTGAGTTTCGGCGGCACCGGAGTGGCGTGCGGCTCCTCCAGGCCCACGCCACTCCCTACCTGCTGTCGTACGCACCGCTCCGCACGCTGGGCTGGACCCTGGTCATGCTCGCGCCGCGGGATGAGGTCGTGGCGCAGCATGCCAGTGTGGCCCGCGCCATCACGCGAGATGCCGACCAAACATTGCGTTGGACGGTCACTGTGTTGTTGGCCTGCTTTCTGCTGGGCCTCATCGTTGCGGAACGCCTCGCACATTCGGGGCTCGTCCGGCCCATTTCGCGGCTGACCCGGGCCGCCCGGGAGGTCACCGCGGGCAACCTGGACGTGCGTCTCCCAGAACGGGGGAAGGACGAGTTCGGCGTCCTGGCACGGACGTTCAACACTATGCTCACCACCCTGCAAGGCCATGGCCGTGAGCTCCGACGCAGCCAGGACCAGTACGAGCTCGCGGTGCGGGGCTCGAATGATGGCCTGTGGGAGTGGAAGGTGGACGGCGGGGAGGTGTACTACTCCCCCCGCTGGAAAGGCATGCTCGGGTACCGGCCGGACGAACTGGAGGGCAACCTCGTCACCTGGGAACGGCTGCTGCATCCCGACGACCGTGAGTCCACCCTGCGCCGCATCAGTCAGCACATCGCGGGACGGGGGGACCTGCTGGAATTCGAGTGTCGGCTGCAACACAAGGACGGCACCTACCGGTGGATTCAGTCGCGGGCCGCCACTCAGCGTGACCCGGACGGCCATGCGGTGCGCTTGGCCGGTTCGCACACGGACATCACCGAGCGCGTCGAGGCGTTTCATCTGCTGGAGCAGCGCGTCGCGGCACGAACGCAGGATCTCGAAGCGCTCCTGTCCTTTACCCGGAACCTGACCTACTCCGTGGACCTGAACGACAACCTGGACCGGCTGGCGAGGGGTGTGGTGGAGGCCACGAACGCCGTCGCAGCCGCCGTCGTGTTGACCGACACCACGGGCGAGACTCGTGTGGGAGGCCGATCGGGTTTTCCGGACGACCTGGAGATCAGGCCGAATGTCGCCGGGGGAACAGGGCCAGATGGCG
The sequence above is a segment of the Deinococcus apachensis DSM 19763 genome. Coding sequences within it:
- a CDS encoding PAS domain-containing protein, producing the protein MALWILLLSGAVILTVTRGFQDTQRHAASLASSGVERQIEQRLAALTVREANLSEARLLQAATATRVVARSWENLLRSPASPPAPDLSRTPSGVSYDGTPARHSDVWVNRDVSLNAPVRRDVQDSQALDALLLPLLRETPDTAALYFLSRHNVVRYAPPIGLYRRVPATLEFTRQPIYTRALPASRSQARTVWSPPYRDDAGHGLLVTASTPVYLRGEFRGIIAADVSLARLSTTLSNMKPTPGGSVLLLDAEGRVIAAPERALSALLGRGAPHSSVARLTLSLLQDPASALRPLKGEFRRHRSGVRLLQAHATPYLLSYAPLRTLGWTLVMLAPRDEVVAQHASVARAITRDADQTLRWTVTVLLACFLLGLIVAERLAHSGLVRPISRLTRAAREVTAGNLDVRLPERGKDEFGVLARTFNTMLTTLQGHGRELRRSQDQYELAVRGSNDGLWEWKVDGGEVYYSPRWKGMLGYRPDELEGNLVTWERLLHPDDRESTLRRISQHIAGRGDLLEFECRLQHKDGTYRWIQSRAATQRDPDGHAVRLAGSHTDITERVEAFHLLEQRVAARTQDLEALLSFTRNLTYSVDLNDNLDRLARGVVEATNAVAAAVVLTDTTGETRVGGRSGFPDDLEIRPNVAGGTGPDGAPPPTGTARNPVLRPGDAPSSRPPQAMSSVPLTYGERPLGALQAYYTSEEVLDDAERQLLTGIAGQAAVVVENARLFAGARDHAALEERQKLARDLHDSVSQALYGIAMGGRTALRQLERNPDQAPDSVRYMLSLAEAGLAEMRALIFELRPESLEQEGLSMAIAKLASALQARHGLKVSVDLCEEPALPIATKVALLRIAQEATHNTVKHAGASSVHIHLHDHPDRIELVIEDDGSGFDPAQPRQGSLGQTTMRERARAVGAECLVRSEPGQGTAVRVSVPLI